The proteins below come from a single Streptomyces sp. MRC013 genomic window:
- a CDS encoding aminoglycoside adenylyltransferase, whose product MDRERSARQLRLIGETVEIAKALGVEVWLRGGWAMDFFIGEVTRDHTDIDWFAWAKDASPLTAALLRSGYEPLSGPPADQQLDFRKQGVESSFALLAEDGLGRVVVAGGPWAGEVWPEGMLDASVGRVGALRCRVISPRAQIEIKRMMPVWVPGLVRRTKDAEDIARLEAALREQGTGPA is encoded by the coding sequence GTGGACAGGGAACGCAGCGCTCGGCAGCTCCGGCTGATCGGTGAGACGGTGGAGATCGCGAAGGCCCTCGGGGTGGAGGTGTGGCTCCGCGGGGGTTGGGCCATGGATTTCTTCATCGGCGAGGTCACGCGTGACCATACGGACATCGACTGGTTCGCCTGGGCGAAGGACGCCTCTCCTCTGACCGCAGCTCTGCTGCGTTCCGGCTATGAGCCCCTGTCCGGGCCACCTGCCGACCAGCAGCTCGATTTCCGCAAGCAGGGCGTGGAGAGCAGCTTCGCGCTTCTGGCCGAGGACGGGCTGGGGCGCGTCGTGGTCGCCGGTGGTCCCTGGGCCGGGGAAGTGTGGCCGGAGGGCATGCTCGACGCTTCCGTCGGCCGCGTCGGGGCGCTGCGGTGCCGGGTCATCAGTCCCCGTGCCCAGATCGAGATCAAGCGGATGATGCCCGTCTGGGTCCCGGGGCTGGTCCGCCGTACGAAGGACGCCGAGGACATCGCCCGGTTGGAGGCGGCCCTGCGCGAGCAGGGCACCGGTCCGGCATGA
- a CDS encoding alpha/beta hydrolase, which yields MVIRSPPRGAPVHREHFVDAAPGVRLWVEERGDPEASALLLVMGAQASGLGWPDELVDALAAHHRVIRYDHRDTGRSTWSYETEPYAITDLADDALAVLDGLGVGRAHVVGMSLGGMLAQLLLADHPERVRTATLIGTCALSTTPYTAPDGTATPVEELPPVDPRILEMWARLPEGPGPEGGPEGDLDRRVEHWRLLNGDAIPFDAEAARDMERRVLAHTGHARVGTAHGRADHSGMLRTEALAATDVPTLVVSAPAEPVFPPPHAQHLAQVIRGAELVEIPGMGHALPRPVLEPLARAVLRHTAA from the coding sequence ATGGTGATCCGATCACCTCCGAGGGGAGCACCCGTGCACCGTGAGCACTTCGTCGACGCCGCGCCCGGCGTCCGGCTGTGGGTCGAGGAGCGGGGGGACCCCGAGGCGTCCGCGCTCCTGCTGGTCATGGGCGCGCAGGCGTCCGGACTCGGCTGGCCCGACGAGCTGGTGGACGCGCTGGCCGCGCACCACCGGGTCATCCGGTACGACCACCGCGACACCGGCCGCTCCACCTGGTCGTACGAGACGGAGCCGTACGCGATCACCGACCTCGCGGACGACGCGCTGGCGGTGCTGGACGGGCTGGGGGTGGGACGGGCCCACGTCGTGGGCATGTCCCTGGGCGGCATGCTGGCCCAGCTCCTCCTCGCCGACCACCCGGAGCGGGTCCGCACCGCCACCCTCATCGGCACCTGCGCGCTCAGCACCACCCCGTACACCGCGCCGGACGGGACCGCCACGCCCGTCGAGGAGCTGCCGCCCGTCGACCCGCGCATCCTGGAGATGTGGGCCCGCCTGCCCGAGGGCCCCGGCCCGGAGGGCGGTCCGGAAGGCGACCTGGACCGGCGGGTCGAGCACTGGCGGCTGCTGAACGGCGACGCGATCCCGTTCGACGCGGAGGCCGCGCGGGACATGGAGCGGCGCGTGCTCGCGCACACCGGGCACGCCCGGGTCGGTACCGCGCACGGACGGGCCGACCACTCGGGGATGCTCCGCACCGAGGCGCTCGCCGCGACCGACGTGCCGACGCTGGTCGTGTCCGCCCCGGCCGAACCCGTCTTCCCGCCGCCGCACGCGCAGCACCTGGCGCAGGTGATCCGCGGCGCGGAGCTGGTGGAGATCCCGGGCATGGGGCACGCGCTGCCGCGACCGGTGCTGGAGCCGCTGGCGAGGGCCGTCCTGCGCCACACGGCGGCCTGA
- a CDS encoding glycoside hydrolase family 19 protein, producing MSRRLGSLLAAFAMAVGLTALLPPAPASAVDCATPWNSSAVYWGGGVASYGGHNWQAKWWTQNERPGTAEVWADQGVCGNGTPAPDPSPSGFVVSEAQFNQMFPNRNPFYTYSGLKAALGAYPAFATTGGATVSRQEAAAFLANVSHETGGLVHVVEQNTANYPHYCDRSQPYGCPAGQAAYYGRGPIQLSWNFNYKAAGDALGIDLLNNPYRVEREAAIAWKTGLWYWNTQNGPGTMTPHNAMVTGAGFGQTIRSINGALECDGRNPAQVQSRVTKYQQFAQILGVAPGANLYC from the coding sequence ATGTCGCGACGATTAGGCTCCCTGCTGGCCGCTTTCGCCATGGCGGTGGGTCTGACGGCCCTCCTGCCGCCCGCCCCCGCCTCCGCCGTCGACTGCGCGACACCCTGGAACTCGTCGGCCGTCTACTGGGGCGGCGGCGTCGCCTCGTACGGCGGCCACAACTGGCAGGCGAAGTGGTGGACCCAGAACGAGCGCCCCGGCACGGCGGAGGTCTGGGCCGACCAGGGAGTCTGCGGGAACGGGACGCCCGCACCGGACCCGTCGCCGTCCGGGTTCGTGGTGTCCGAGGCGCAGTTCAACCAGATGTTCCCGAACAGGAACCCGTTCTACACCTACAGCGGGCTGAAGGCGGCGCTCGGCGCGTACCCGGCCTTCGCGACGACGGGCGGCGCCACGGTCAGCAGGCAGGAGGCGGCGGCCTTCCTGGCCAACGTCAGCCACGAGACGGGCGGCCTCGTCCACGTCGTGGAGCAGAACACCGCCAACTACCCCCACTACTGCGACCGGAGCCAGCCCTACGGCTGCCCCGCCGGCCAGGCCGCCTACTACGGGCGCGGCCCGATCCAGCTCAGCTGGAACTTCAACTACAAGGCGGCCGGTGACGCGCTCGGCATCGACCTGCTGAACAACCCGTACCGCGTCGAACGCGAGGCGGCCATCGCCTGGAAGACGGGCCTGTGGTACTGGAACACCCAGAACGGCCCCGGCACGATGACCCCGCACAACGCGATGGTGACCGGCGCGGGCTTCGGCCAGACGATCCGCTCCATCAACGGCGCGCTCGAGTGCGACGGGAGGAACCCGGCGCAGGTGCAGAGCCGGGTGACGAAGTACCAGCAGTTCGCGCAGATCCTGGGCGTGGCCCCGGGCGCCAACCTGTACTGCTGA
- a CDS encoding SpoIIE family protein phosphatase yields the protein MLDSFTAGACLLDDSGRITAVNTSAERLLGRPAAQLVGWDAHELLHRDRHGDPTPRAHCALRQAALAGRTAQGPGQWAERGDGSLLLLSWLATPWVRDGCEPATLVIFDASESAPSTLPFPRRPAASMSELDRLALLAETTTTLTSTLDVDEALDRLVGLVVPRLADWAVIDLLREPDEVWRTAVVHARGDALVHVEELEGPMPPVPGESPMPLSRALRGESSALAGPKTYQGPPDSGIALEQRRLFESTGMHSAVIAPIRGLREILGALTLGRSERSEAFTAADVALLEDITRRAGLALANARLYQRQRKVAETMQRHLLPQMPTVPGLGITARYLPAPDASHVGGDWYDAFTLSDGVLALAIGDVVGHDLDAAAGMAQLRNMLRAYAWAQKGPASEIVEWLDQASLHIAEVTMATMVFGRMAVSDDGRWELSWTNAGHPPPLLVTHDGMARYLSEGHGVLLGLGEYRGRTARTDARAELPPGSTLLLYTDGLIEEPGRSLDEGLDRLRRHAAALARRPVEAFADELLQRARPEQNEDDVALLVLRIPG from the coding sequence GTGCTGGATTCCTTCACGGCGGGCGCCTGCCTGCTGGACGACAGCGGTCGCATCACCGCCGTCAACACCTCGGCCGAGCGGCTCCTGGGCCGGCCCGCCGCGCAGCTCGTCGGCTGGGACGCGCACGAGCTGCTCCACCGCGACCGGCACGGCGACCCCACGCCGAGGGCGCACTGCGCGCTGCGGCAGGCCGCCCTCGCCGGCCGTACGGCCCAGGGCCCGGGCCAGTGGGCGGAACGCGGCGACGGGTCGCTGCTCCTGCTGTCGTGGCTGGCCACGCCCTGGGTCCGGGACGGGTGCGAACCGGCCACCCTGGTGATCTTCGACGCCTCCGAGTCCGCCCCGTCGACCCTCCCGTTCCCGCGGCGGCCCGCCGCGTCGATGTCGGAGCTGGACCGGCTGGCGCTGCTGGCCGAGACGACCACGACGCTGACGTCCACGCTCGACGTGGACGAGGCCCTCGACCGGCTGGTGGGCCTGGTGGTGCCCCGGCTCGCGGACTGGGCGGTCATCGACCTGCTCAGGGAGCCGGACGAGGTGTGGCGCACCGCCGTGGTGCACGCGAGGGGCGACGCCCTGGTGCACGTGGAGGAGCTGGAGGGCCCGATGCCCCCGGTGCCGGGGGAGTCGCCGATGCCCCTGTCGCGGGCGCTGCGCGGGGAGTCGTCGGCGCTGGCGGGCCCGAAGACGTACCAGGGTCCGCCGGACTCGGGGATCGCGCTGGAGCAGCGCCGCCTGTTCGAGTCGACGGGGATGCACTCGGCGGTCATCGCGCCCATCCGCGGTCTGCGGGAGATCCTCGGGGCGCTCACCCTGGGCCGGTCCGAGCGGTCGGAGGCGTTCACGGCGGCCGACGTGGCCCTGTTGGAGGACATCACGCGCCGGGCCGGCCTCGCCCTGGCCAACGCCCGCCTCTACCAGCGGCAGCGGAAGGTCGCGGAGACCATGCAGCGCCACCTGCTGCCGCAGATGCCGACCGTGCCCGGGCTGGGGATCACGGCCCGGTACCTGCCCGCGCCGGACGCCTCGCACGTCGGCGGCGACTGGTACGACGCCTTCACGCTGAGCGACGGGGTGCTGGCGCTGGCCATCGGGGACGTGGTCGGCCACGACCTGGACGCGGCGGCGGGGATGGCGCAGCTGCGCAACATGCTGCGCGCGTACGCCTGGGCGCAGAAGGGACCGGCGAGCGAGATCGTCGAGTGGCTGGACCAGGCTTCGCTGCACATCGCGGAGGTCACCATGGCCACGATGGTCTTCGGCCGGATGGCCGTGTCGGACGACGGGCGGTGGGAGCTGTCCTGGACCAACGCCGGGCACCCGCCGCCGCTGCTGGTCACGCACGACGGGATGGCGCGGTACCTCTCCGAGGGCCACGGCGTCCTGCTGGGCCTCGGGGAGTACCGGGGGAGGACGGCCCGTACGGACGCGCGGGCGGAGCTGCCGCCCGGATCGACGCTGCTGCTGTACACGGACGGCCTGATCGAGGAGCCGGGCCGCTCGCTCGACGAGGGCCTGGACCGGCTGCGCCGGCACGCCGCCGCGCTGGCGCGCCGGCCCGTGGAGGCGTTCGCGGACGAGCTGCTCCAGCGGGCCAGGCCGGAGCAGAACGAGGACGACGTGGCGCTGCTGGTGCTGCGGATCCCGGGCTGA
- a CDS encoding adenylosuccinate synthase → MPALVLLGAQWGDEGKGKATDLLGGSVDYVVRYQGGNNAGHTVVVGDQKYALHLLPSGILSPGCTPVIGNGVVVDPAVLLSELSGLNERGVDTSKLLISGNAHLITPYNVTLDKVTERFLGKRKIGTTGRGIGPTYADKINRVGIRVQDLYDESILTQKVEAALEVKNQLLAKVYNRRAIEAGKVVEEMLRYAERLKPFVADTTLILNDAIDEGKVVLFEGGQGTLLDVDHGTYPFVTSSNPTSGGACTGAGVGPTKISRVIGILKAYTTRVGAGPFPTELFDEDGEALRRIGGERGVTTGRDRRCGWFDAVIARYATRVNGLTDFFLTKLDVLTGWERIPVCVAYEIDGRRVEELPYSQTDFHHAKPVYEYLPGWSEDISKAKAFSDLPKNAQAYVKALEEMSGAPISAIGVGPGRTETIEINSFL, encoded by the coding sequence GTGCCCGCACTTGTGCTGCTCGGTGCTCAGTGGGGTGACGAGGGCAAGGGGAAGGCCACCGACCTCCTCGGTGGATCCGTCGACTACGTGGTGCGCTACCAGGGCGGCAACAACGCCGGCCACACGGTCGTCGTGGGCGACCAGAAGTACGCGCTGCACCTCCTCCCCTCCGGCATCCTCTCTCCCGGATGCACCCCCGTGATCGGAAACGGCGTCGTCGTCGACCCGGCCGTCCTGCTCTCCGAGCTGAGCGGGCTGAACGAGCGCGGCGTCGACACCTCCAAGCTTCTGATCAGCGGGAACGCCCACCTCATCACGCCGTACAACGTCACCCTCGACAAGGTGACGGAACGGTTCCTCGGCAAGCGGAAGATCGGTACGACCGGTCGCGGCATCGGTCCGACGTACGCCGACAAGATCAACCGCGTCGGCATCCGCGTCCAGGACCTCTACGACGAGTCGATCCTCACCCAGAAGGTCGAGGCGGCGCTGGAGGTCAAGAACCAGCTCCTCGCCAAGGTCTACAACCGGCGCGCGATCGAGGCCGGCAAGGTCGTGGAGGAGATGCTCCGGTACGCGGAGCGGCTGAAGCCGTTCGTCGCGGACACGACGCTGATCCTGAACGACGCGATCGACGAGGGCAAGGTCGTCCTCTTCGAGGGCGGCCAGGGCACCCTCCTCGACGTGGACCACGGCACGTACCCCTTCGTGACCTCCTCGAACCCGACCTCCGGCGGCGCCTGCACCGGCGCCGGCGTCGGCCCGACGAAGATCAGCCGCGTGATCGGCATCCTCAAGGCGTACACGACCCGCGTCGGCGCCGGCCCGTTCCCGACCGAGCTGTTCGACGAGGACGGCGAAGCGCTGCGCCGCATCGGCGGCGAGCGGGGCGTCACCACCGGCCGCGACCGGCGCTGCGGCTGGTTCGACGCGGTGATCGCCCGCTACGCGACCCGGGTGAACGGCCTGACGGACTTCTTCCTCACCAAGCTGGACGTCCTGACCGGCTGGGAGCGGATCCCGGTGTGCGTGGCGTACGAGATCGACGGCCGGCGCGTCGAGGAGCTGCCGTACTCGCAGACCGACTTCCACCACGCCAAGCCGGTCTACGAGTACCTGCCGGGCTGGTCGGAGGACATCTCCAAGGCGAAGGCCTTCTCGGACCTGCCGAAGAACGCGCAGGCGTACGTGAAGGCGCTGGAGGAGATGTCGGGCGCCCCGATCTCCGCGATCGGCGTCGGTCCCGGCCGCACCGAGACGATCGAGATCAACTCGTTCCTGTAG
- a CDS encoding diacylglycerol kinase, with protein sequence MSAPDQLLVVIDPVARRCDGESVRIARDVLCGGAAARVCLPDTPQEFARALARRGSRRPVVVGDDRALVRAVALLHRGGELGGQALSLVPVGPRETVCLGVSLGAPPGAVTAARAVLDGVARRLDLLVDDGGGVVVGGVRVPEGAPSPEPAAAPEDRFRPSGGRAPVPSVWGTCRSLVRTLVGPGAGRAPRVWGQRLRVEADGLLLADGDDPVEGVTVVARDGAAEVVVRSRSAAPRWSAARAVTVSGPAGTGFRYRADAEPAGPVRSRTWTVRPAAWSLLVPAPTS encoded by the coding sequence GTGTCGGCTCCCGACCAGCTCCTGGTGGTCATCGACCCGGTCGCGCGCCGCTGCGACGGCGAGTCCGTACGGATCGCGAGGGATGTGCTGTGCGGTGGCGCGGCCGCGCGGGTGTGCCTGCCCGACACCCCGCAGGAGTTCGCGCGGGCCCTGGCGCGGCGGGGCTCCCGGCGCCCCGTGGTGGTCGGCGACGACCGGGCGCTGGTGCGGGCCGTGGCCCTGCTGCACCGGGGCGGCGAGCTGGGCGGGCAGGCCCTGTCGCTGGTGCCGGTGGGGCCGCGCGAGACGGTGTGCCTCGGCGTGTCGCTGGGCGCGCCGCCCGGTGCGGTGACGGCGGCGCGGGCGGTGCTGGACGGGGTGGCGCGGCGGCTCGACCTGCTGGTGGACGACGGGGGCGGGGTGGTCGTGGGCGGGGTGCGCGTCCCGGAGGGGGCCCCGTCGCCGGAGCCCGCGGCGGCGCCCGAGGACCGCTTCCGCCCGTCGGGCGGCCGGGCGCCGGTGCCCTCGGTGTGGGGGACCTGCCGCTCGCTGGTGCGGACGCTGGTGGGGCCGGGTGCCGGGCGGGCGCCGCGGGTGTGGGGGCAGCGGTTGCGGGTGGAGGCGGACGGGCTGCTGCTGGCCGACGGGGACGACCCGGTGGAGGGCGTGACGGTGGTGGCGCGGGACGGGGCGGCGGAGGTCGTGGTGCGTTCCCGGTCGGCCGCGCCCCGGTGGTCGGCCGCCCGCGCGGTCACCGTGTCGGGCCCGGCCGGCACGGGCTTCCGTTACCGGGCGGACGCCGAGCCGGCCGGTCCGGTGCGCAGCCGCACGTGGACGGTGCGCCCGGCCGCCTGGTCCCTGCTGGTGCCGGCGCCGACGTCGTAG